The Papaver somniferum cultivar HN1 chromosome 3, ASM357369v1, whole genome shotgun sequence genome includes a region encoding these proteins:
- the LOC113358619 gene encoding prefoldin subunit 1-like has product MADEASRTAFMEIQGRMIEATGKLKQVQAQMRNKEGEKKRAFLTLEELRQMSDDTNTYKSIGRTFILEPKPVLVAEQEKKFTDSESAIASLQTSKEYLEKQMVEIENNLKELLQQDPGLARQIMSMSV; this is encoded by the exons ATGGCGGATGAAGCTAGCAGAACG GCATTTATGGAGATCCAAGGTCGTATGATTGAGGCAACGGGAAAGTTGAAACAG GTGCAAGCTCAAATGCGTAACAAAGAGGGAGAAAAGAAACGTGCTTTCCTGACATTGGAGGAGCTTCGGCAAATGTCTGATGATACAAACACATACAAATCAATTG GGAGAAC GTTCATTTTGGAGCCCAAACCTGTATTGGTGGCTGAGCAGGAAAAGAAGTTCACAGACAGTGAATCCGCCATTGCGTCGTTGCAG ACATCCAAGGAGTACTTAGAGAAGCAGATGGTAGAAATTGAGAACAACTTGAAAGAGCTCTTACAGCAAGACCCAGGCCTCGCTCGCCAGATAATGTCAATGAGTGTGTGA